Proteins encoded in a region of the candidate division WOR-3 bacterium genome:
- a CDS encoding peptidase S8 — MNILLLFLALFPRPQVGPIGQSEVAAAQRMLSAERSGTRFPVSACPSAWDSPDEVRVPGRFVIGFNSGTADAVASWVGEQGGGIVRVDEASGFVVADLPPCSESPTGRWDLSASRTAAIRYLEPSIRATVAGIPNDPYFIPYQWDKWVMYADQAWDVVGGSMDVKVAVVDCGVDWQHPDLAANFKTGELGYDFIGNDNDPRPDDPGIPESFHGTHVAGIIAATRNNGQGVAGWSLVQLLSLRVLNDSGSGTTDVVASGIRWAADHGARVINMSLTSSSSSTPMEEACAHAESLGVVVVAASGNEGQQAIGYPAALSQCIAVGASSADSRLASFSNYGPEQEVVAPGTTILSCVPGGAYGQADGTSMAAPQVAGVAALLLARNWGLNASEVRAAIDASAVDMGAAGRDVQYGYGLVNAKRALELAAALRAPQVVAAEPPSSDAGTLILRRGRGLRSWLDRADVYDGSGRRVQTGRSSLGPGTYFVRTSSESRVSRLLVLD, encoded by the coding sequence ATGAACATACTGTTACTGTTTCTCGCGCTCTTTCCGCGGCCGCAGGTCGGTCCAATTGGGCAGTCTGAAGTCGCAGCCGCGCAACGGATGCTCTCTGCAGAGCGCTCCGGCACCAGGTTCCCCGTCTCCGCTTGCCCTTCGGCTTGGGATAGCCCTGACGAGGTCAGGGTTCCGGGCAGGTTCGTAATTGGATTCAATTCGGGGACTGCCGATGCAGTCGCCTCCTGGGTCGGAGAGCAGGGCGGGGGCATTGTGCGGGTCGATGAGGCGTCCGGCTTCGTCGTGGCCGACTTGCCGCCATGCAGTGAGTCGCCGACGGGCCGATGGGATCTGTCTGCATCGCGGACCGCTGCCATCCGCTATCTCGAGCCATCGATCAGGGCTACGGTTGCCGGGATACCGAACGACCCTTACTTCATTCCCTATCAGTGGGACAAGTGGGTGATGTATGCCGACCAGGCCTGGGACGTTGTCGGGGGTTCGATGGATGTAAAGGTCGCGGTCGTGGATTGTGGAGTCGACTGGCAGCACCCTGACCTTGCTGCCAACTTCAAGACCGGCGAGCTGGGCTATGACTTCATTGGCAATGACAACGATCCCAGACCGGACGACCCCGGAATCCCGGAATCGTTCCACGGAACCCACGTCGCGGGCATCATCGCCGCCACCCGCAACAACGGTCAGGGAGTCGCGGGCTGGTCTCTGGTCCAGTTGCTGTCACTTCGCGTATTGAATGACTCCGGCTCAGGTACGACTGACGTGGTTGCGTCCGGTATCCGGTGGGCGGCCGACCACGGCGCGAGGGTCATCAACATGAGTCTGACCTCGTCCTCGTCGTCGACACCGATGGAGGAGGCATGCGCGCACGCGGAGTCGCTAGGTGTGGTTGTTGTCGCGGCTTCGGGCAACGAAGGACAGCAGGCCATCGGCTACCCGGCAGCATTGAGCCAGTGCATCGCGGTAGGCGCGAGTTCGGCGGACTCGCGACTCGCGTCCTTCTCGAACTACGGACCGGAGCAGGAGGTGGTTGCCCCGGGCACCACCATTCTCTCCTGCGTACCCGGCGGTGCCTATGGACAGGCGGACGGTACCTCGATGGCTGCTCCGCAGGTGGCCGGAGTGGCCGCGCTGCTGTTGGCAAGGAACTGGGGACTGAATGCGTCAGAGGTCAGGGCGGCAATCGACGCCTCGGCGGTTGATATGGGTGCTGCCGGCCGGGACGTGCAGTATGGGTACGGGCTGGTAAATGCCAAGCGGGCGTTGGAGCTTGCAGCGGCGCTACGCGCACCGCAGGTCGTCGCCGCCGAGCCACCGAGCTCCGACGCAGGGACCCTCATTCTGCGCCGCGGCCGTGGTCTTCGGTCTTGGCTTGACCGGGCCGACGTCTACGACGGTTCAGGCCGGCGGGTTCAGACCGGCAGGTCGAGCCTCGGACCCGGAACCTATTTCGTCAGGACGAGTTCAGAGTCCAGAGTCAGCAGGCTGCTGGTGCTCGACTAG
- a CDS encoding 6-carboxytetrahydropterin synthase, producing MWTIKVSRRFSAAHQIHGMGGKCEGVHGHNYRVEVEISAKKLKRPGMIADFIDVGKKLESILPDHKMLNQVYESNPTSENLARRFYDEMQQFYPVTRVTVWETDDSCATYSVD from the coding sequence ATGTGGACCATCAAAGTGAGCCGCAGGTTCAGCGCCGCGCACCAGATACACGGCATGGGCGGCAAGTGCGAGGGCGTCCACGGCCACAACTACCGTGTTGAGGTAGAGATCAGCGCGAAGAAGCTGAAGAGGCCGGGAATGATTGCCGACTTCATCGACGTCGGCAAAAAGCTGGAGAGCATCCTGCCCGACCACAAGATGCTGAACCAGGTATACGAGTCGAACCCGACGTCAGAGAATCTGGCCCGCCGGTTCTACGACGAGATGCAGCAGTTCTACCCGGTCACGCGCGTGACGGTGTGGGAAACCGACGATTCCTGCGCCACTTATTCGGTCGACTAG